The Mesorhizobium sp. AR02 genomic interval ACGGGAGAGCACAATGCAAGGTCTCGATTTCACCGTCGTCCTACCCTACTGGGACCTGCTGTTGACAGGCGCCTGGTGGACCGCCGTGCTGACCGTTTCGGCAGGGGCGCTCAGTTTCGTCTTCGGCATCCTGTTTGCCGTCATCGTGCTCTATGCGCCGGCAATTCTCGCCTATCCCGTGCGCGGCTTCATGTGGCTATTCATGGGCACGCCGCTGCTGCTGCAGCTGTTCCTGATCTATTTCGGCCTGGTGCAGATCGGCATCGACATCCCGGCGCTGGCCGCCGGCATCGTCGGGCTTGGCCTGCACTTTGCCGTCTACAATGCCGACGTCATCCGTGCCGGCATCGTGGCGGTCGACGTCGGCCAGACCGAGGGCGCGCGCAGCATCGGCTTCGGCAAGTGGCGGACGCTGCGCCATGTCGTGATACCGCAAGCCATCCGCAACACGGCACCGCCGATCGGCAGCAACCTGATCGCGCTCTTGAAGGAGTCCTCGATCGTTTCGGTCATCGGCATCGCGGAGCTGGTCCACTCGGCCCAGTTGGCGATCAGCGAAACCTTCCGCCCGTTCGAGTTCTACATCACGGCCGCCGCGCTCTATTACATCTTGAACCTCGTGCTCGAAGCGGCCTTGCATCGGTTTGAAAGACATGTGGA includes:
- a CDS encoding amino acid ABC transporter permease — translated: MQGLDFTVVLPYWDLLLTGAWWTAVLTVSAGALSFVFGILFAVIVLYAPAILAYPVRGFMWLFMGTPLLLQLFLIYFGLVQIGIDIPALAAGIVGLGLHFAVYNADVIRAGIVAVDVGQTEGARSIGFGKWRTLRHVVIPQAIRNTAPPIGSNLIALLKESSIVSVIGIAELVHSAQLAISETFRPFEFYITAAALYYILNLVLEAALHRFERHVEVSR